The Rhodococcus sp. ABRD24 genome contains the following window.
GCGGTCATCGCGAACTGCCGCTGCGCGCCGACTATGTCGGTAAGAACGTGCCCACCGCCCGTACGGAGGATGTCGCGGTCCTGCTCGCTGAGCACGATGGCCGCGACGGTGTCGTGCTGTCGAGCGGTCACACCGATGTCGCCGGGGGGAACGAGAAGTGAAGCACCTGCTCTCCATCGCGGACCTGAACTCCGACTCCGCGACCGAGCTACTCGACGAAGCCGAGCGTTTCGAGCAGGCGCTGCTCGGCCGCGAGGTCAAGAAGCTGCCGACACTGCGCGGACGCACCGTAATGACCGTGTTCTTCGAGAACTCCACCCGCACCCGGGTGTCGTTCGAGGTCGCCGGCAAGTGGATGAGCGCCGATGTCATCAACGTCAGCGCGTCCAGCTCGTCGGTGTCCAAGGGCGAGTCGCTCCGCGACACCGCGATGACACTGCGCGCGGCGGGCGCCGACGCGCTGATCGTGCGGCATCCGGCGTCCGGCGCCGCGCACCAGATCGCGGCCTGGACCGGTGCCGCGGACGACGGCGGACCGGCCGTGATCAATGCGGGCGATGGAACCCACGAACATCCGACGCAGGCGCTGCTCGATGCGTTGACGCTGCGTCAGCGCCTAGGCGATATCGCTGGTCGCCGCATCGCGATCGTCGGTGACATCCTGCACAGCCGGGTCGCTCGCTCGAACGCGCTGCTGCTGTCGATGCTCGGCGCAGAGGTGGTCCTGGTGGCGCCGCCGACACTGCTTCCGGTGGGCGTGCAAACCTGGCCGGTGCGGGTGTCGCACTCGCTGGACGCGGAACTGCCCGGGCTCGACGCGGTCCTGATGCTGCGAGTGCAGGCCGAGCGGATGAACGGCGGGTTCTTCCCGTCGCCGCGCGAGTACTCGATCACCTACGGGCTCTCCGAGAAGCGTCTGGGACTGCTCGCCGATCACGCGGTGGTGCTGCACCCGGGTCCGATGCTGCGCGGTATGGAGATTGCGTCCTCGGTCGCCGATTCGCCGAAAGCGGCTGTGCTGCAGCAGGTCACGAACGGTGTCCATGTTCGGATGGCGGTGCTGTTCCGGCTGTTGGTGGGTACGGAAGAGGTCGCGTGAGCGACCTGAATACAACGAGATACGAGAAGGTGGCGCCGCAGATGTCCGTCGGCAGTGAGAGCGCAGGGTCGAGCAGGAACGTGTTGATCAGGAACGTTCTCGTGTACGGCGAGGGCGAGCCCACCGATCTGTTGCTCGGTGACGGTCAGATCCTCGTGATCGGCCCTGGACTCGAGGCAGCCGACGGCGCCGAGGTGATCGACGGTGCGGGACAGATCCTGCTGCCCGGCTTCGTCGACATGCACACGCATCTGCGCGAGCCCGGCCGCGAGGACACCGAGACCATCGACTCCGGTTCGGCAGCTGCCGCGCTCGGCGGGTACACCGCGGTGTTTGCGATGGCGAACACCAGCCCGGTCGCCGATTCGGTCGTCATCACCGATCACGTGTGGCGGCGTGGCCAGGAGGTCGGCCTCGTCGACGTGCATCCGGTGGGCGCTGTCACCGTCGGTCTCGCCGGCAAGCAGCTCGCCGAGATGGCGACCATGGCCGCCGGTGTCGGCCGGGTCAAGATGTTCTCCGACGACGGTCATTGTGTTGCCGATCCGCTGATCATGCGTCGCGCGCTGGAGTACTCGAGCTCGCTCGGCGTACTCATCGCGCAGCACGCGGAGGAGCCGCGGCTCACCGAGGGTTCGGTGGCGCACGAGGGCCCCACCGCCGCCCGGCTGGGCCTGACCGGCTGGCCGCGCGCTGCCGAGGAGTCGATCGTTGCCCGCGACGCACTACTGGCCCGCGACGCCGGTGCCCGCGTGCACATCTGCCACGCCTCCACGGCGGGCTCCGTCGAGCTCGTCAAGTGGGCACGCGGCCAGGGCATCTCGATCACGGCCGAGGTGACCCCGCACCACCTGCTGCTCGACGACTCTCGT
Protein-coding sequences here:
- a CDS encoding aspartate carbamoyltransferase catalytic subunit; this translates as MKHLLSIADLNSDSATELLDEAERFEQALLGREVKKLPTLRGRTVMTVFFENSTRTRVSFEVAGKWMSADVINVSASSSSVSKGESLRDTAMTLRAAGADALIVRHPASGAAHQIAAWTGAADDGGPAVINAGDGTHEHPTQALLDALTLRQRLGDIAGRRIAIVGDILHSRVARSNALLLSMLGAEVVLVAPPTLLPVGVQTWPVRVSHSLDAELPGLDAVLMLRVQAERMNGGFFPSPREYSITYGLSEKRLGLLADHAVVLHPGPMLRGMEIASSVADSPKAAVLQQVTNGVHVRMAVLFRLLVGTEEVA
- a CDS encoding dihydroorotase, which encodes MSVGSESAGSSRNVLIRNVLVYGEGEPTDLLLGDGQILVIGPGLEAADGAEVIDGAGQILLPGFVDMHTHLREPGREDTETIDSGSAAAALGGYTAVFAMANTSPVADSVVITDHVWRRGQEVGLVDVHPVGAVTVGLAGKQLAEMATMAAGVGRVKMFSDDGHCVADPLIMRRALEYSSSLGVLIAQHAEEPRLTEGSVAHEGPTAARLGLTGWPRAAEESIVARDALLARDAGARVHICHASTAGSVELVKWARGQGISITAEVTPHHLLLDDSRLETYDAVNKVNPPLREASDVAALRKGLAEGIIDCVATDHAPHAEQDKCCEFSQARPGMLGLETALSIVVETMVRPGLLDWRGVARVMSERPAEIVGLDDQGRPIEVGEPANLVLVDPDTEWTVHGPDLASVASNTPYESMTLPAKVTTTVLRGRVTARHGTVRPRGEVY